A genomic window from Purpureocillium takamizusanense chromosome 2, complete sequence includes:
- the BGL1 gene encoding Beta-glucosidase (COG:G~CAZy:GH3~EggNog:ENOG503NUZK): protein MADIDVEEVLKNLSLAEKVDLLSGIDFWHTKSLPEHGVPSLRLTDGPNGVRGTKFFHGARAACFPCGTALGATFNQELLEEAGRTMGAEAIAKSAHVILGPTINMQRSPLGGRGFESIGEDPFLAGLGAAALIRGIQSTGVRAAVKHFLCNDQEDKRMGVQAMVTERALREIYALPFQLAVRDARPGAVMTAYNGINGTMCSENAKYIEGMLRGEWGWDGLVMSDWFGTYSTTPAVVAGLDLEMPGPPRFRGEALKFNASNNKPFAHVIDARARQVLKLVKECAPLGLEDKGPEREADTPETAALLRRIGTESIVLLKNKGGVLPLDRNKKTLVVGPNAKVATYHGGGSAALPAYYAVTPYDGIAAKLVGSTPAYTVGAYTHRFLPLLGAQCTVPDDGSRPGVRWRVYNEPPPPPGIERRRSEPVDELHFTKTEMHLVDYDVPRVGDLWWADMEGDLVADEDCTFEVGCVVCGTASIFVDDELVVDNTTAQVAGDGFFGQATREERGRFAMTRGQTYRIRVEFGSAPTTRLRGDACPPKNGSLRVGGCKVLEGDDVDAEIARAVALARDHDQVVVCAGLNADWETEGADRESMRLPGCLDRLITALVATAANKDNKDHNKENAVVVVMQTGTPEEMPWLDDAPAVVQAWYGGNEAGNALADVLFGDANPSGKLSLSFPRRLQDVPSFLNFRTEAGRTLYGEDVYVGYRYYEFADRAVNFAFGHGLSYTTFAFSDLVVDVSTLPLANVTSSSSSSSSSSTDPPTPSSSTITTTTATTTTPATTTTPPHPPSPPSHTATTSSGRPVPDRTLTASLTIRNTGALPGAEVAQLYVRPSGRSHQRQPSSPPRVNRPVKELRGFAKAHLAPGEARRVTIRELERYAAAYWDEERDRWCVEAGEYEVLVANTSAVDGPGACTVVRGAFTVPETYWWSGI, encoded by the exons atggccgacattGACGTTGAAGAGGTCCTCAAGAATCTCAGCCTTGCTGAAAAGGTCGACCTGCTGTCCG GCATCGACTTTTGGCACACCAAGAGCCTCCCCGAGCATGGCGTCCCCTCGCTCCGCCTGACCGACGGCCCCAACGGCGTCCGCGGCACCAAGTTCTTCCacggcgcgcgggccgcctgcTTCCCCTGCGGCACCGCGCTCGGGGCCACCTTCAACcaggagctcctcgaggaggccggccggaccatgggcgccgaggccatcgccaagaGCGCCCACGTCATCCTCGGGCCCACCATCAACATGCAGCGCTCGCcgctgggcggccgcggcttcgAGTCCATCGGCGAGGACCCCTtcctggccggcctcggcgccgccgccctcatccgcGGCATCCAGAGCACGGGCGTCCGGGCCGCCGTCAAGCACTTCCTCTGCAACGACCAGGAGGACAAGCGCATGGGCGTGCAGGCCATGGTGACGGagcgcgcgctgcgcgagatCTACGCCCTGCCGTTCCAGCTCGCcgtgcgcgacgcccgcccgggggcCGTCATGACGGCCTACAACGGCATCAACGGCACCATGTGCAGCGAGAACGCAAAGTACATCGAGGGCATGCTGCGCGGGGAGTGGGGATgggacggcctcgtcatgAGCGACTGGTTCGGCACCTAcagcacgacgccggccgtcgtggcggggctcgacctcgagatgccgggcccgccgcgcttCCGGGGCGAGGCCCTCAAGTTCAACGCCTCCAACAACAAGCCCTTTGCGCACGTcatcgacgcccgcgcccgccaggtcCTCAAGCTCGTCAAGGAGTGCGCGCCGCTCGGgctcgaggacaagggccccgagcgcgaggccgacacgcccgagacggccgcgctgctgcgccggaTCGGCACCGAGAGCATCGTCCTGCTCAAAAacaagggcggcgtgctgcccCTCGACAGGAACAAGAagacgctcgtcgtcgggcccaACGCAAAGGTCGCCACctaccacggcggcggctcggccgcCCTGCCGGCGTACTATGCCGTCACGCCGtacgacggcatcgcggcgaAGCTCGtgggctcgacgccggcctaCACCGTCGGCGCGTACACGCACCGCTTCCTCCCGCTGCTGGGGGCGCAGTGCACggtgcccgacgacggcagcaggcCCGGCGTGCGATGGCGCGTGTAcaacgagccgccgccgccgcctggcatcgagcggcggcgtagcgagcccgtcgacgagctgcactTTACCAAGACGGAGATGCACCTCGTCGACTACGACGTGCCGCGGGTCGGGGACCTGTGGTGGGCCGACATGGAGGGGGACCtggtggccgacgaggactgCACCTTCGAGGTGGGCTGCGTCGTGTGCGGGACGGCGAgcatcttcgtcgacgacgagctcgtcgtggacaacacgacggcgcaggtggcgggcgacggcttcttcgggcaggcgacgcgcgaggagcgcgggcGCTTCGCCATGACCCGCGGGCAGACGTACCGGATCCGCGTCGAGTTCgggtccgcgccgacgacgaggctgcgcggcgacgcgtGCCCGCCCAAGAACGGCTcgctgcgcgtcggcggctgcaaggtgctcgagggcgacgacgtcgacgccgagattgcgcgcgccgtggccctcgcccgcgaccacgaccaggtcgtcgtctgcgcggGGCTCAACGCCGACTGGGAGACTGAGGGCGCCGACCGCGAGAGCATGCGTCTTCCCGGCTGCCTGGACCGGCTCATCACCGCCCTcgtggccacggccgccaacaaAGACAACAAAGACCACAACAAGGAAAatgccgtcgtggtggtgatgcagACGGGCACCCCCGAGGAGATGCcgtggctcgacgacgcgcccgccgtcgtgcAGGCCTGGtacggcggcaacgaggccggcaacgccctcgccgacgtgcTCTTTGGCGATGCCAACCCCTCGGGCAAGCTGTCCCTCAGCttcccccgccgcctgcaggaCGTGCCCTCGTTCCTCAACTTCCGCACCGAGGCCGGACGCACGCTctacggcgaggacgtctACGTCGGCTACCGCTACTACGAGTTTGCCGACCGGGCTGTCAACTTTGCTTTTGGCCACGGCCTGTCGTACACTACCTTTGCGTTTTCCGACCTCGTTGTCGATGTCTCAACATTGCCCCTTGCTAATGTTActtcttcatcttcttcctcttcctcctcctctactGACCCCCCGACCCCATCCTCCTctaccatcaccaccaccaccgccacaaCGACCACTCCCGCCACAACTACTActcctccccatcctccttctcctccttcgcATACGGCCACCACATCCTCCGGCCGCCCCGTCCCCGACCGCACCCTCACCGCCTCCCTCACCATCCGCAACACCGGCgccctccccggcgccgaggtcgcgcagctcTACGTGCGCCCCTCCGGCCGcagccaccagcgccagccgtcctccccccccaGGGTCAACCGCCCCGTCAAGGAGCTCCGCGGCTTCGCCAAGGCGCACCTCGCGCCCGGCGAGGCCCGGCGGGTCACcatccgcgagctcgagcgctacgccgccgcctactgggacgaggagcgcgaccGCTGgtgcgtcgaggccggcgagtacgaggtcctcgtcgccaacacgagcgccgtcgacgggcccGGCGCGTGCACGGTCGTGCGCGGCGCGTTTACCGTCCCCGAGACGTACTGGTGGTCGGGCATCTGA